The following coding sequences lie in one Thermodesulfobacteriota bacterium genomic window:
- the lhgO gene encoding L-2-hydroxyglutarate oxidase, with amino-acid sequence MELSCHTLIIGAGITGLTIARELISKGVDDIVILEKEATLGAHASGRNSGVLHAGIYYSPGTYKARFCVEGNRLLREYCWENELSLNENGKIIVTDDSRVDDLLELKRRADQSGATSQIIERADLLEFEPYALPSEKALYSPNTAVFNPKQILASLRSELERSGKVNFEFGELYTALSGSSVAITSQNKIKFENFINAAGSFADKVAHSFGLGTEYKVLPFKGTYKKITKQRDFLVRGNIYPVPDLRNPFLGVHFTRGYDGDVYIGPTAIPAFGREEYGIFDNLSAESISILARDAVLFFTNPGFRSAAQNETMKYFKRYMFEEAKKLVPELKIEDIQDSSKVGIRPQLVDWNTKEMVMDFIVIKDGDSTHILNAISPAFTSSMAFAKYVVEDF; translated from the coding sequence ATGGAGCTTAGCTGCCACACACTTATTATAGGAGCTGGTATTACCGGGCTTACTATTGCCAGAGAACTTATATCAAAAGGCGTAGACGATATTGTAATCTTAGAGAAGGAAGCCACCCTAGGCGCTCATGCCAGCGGCAGAAACAGCGGTGTATTACACGCCGGGATTTATTACTCCCCCGGTACTTATAAAGCACGATTTTGCGTGGAAGGTAACCGTCTTCTGAGAGAGTACTGCTGGGAAAATGAACTTTCATTAAATGAAAACGGAAAAATTATTGTTACAGATGATTCGAGGGTTGATGATTTGCTGGAGCTTAAAAGAAGAGCCGATCAAAGCGGCGCAACATCACAGATTATCGAGCGAGCCGATTTATTAGAATTTGAGCCTTATGCCCTGCCGTCTGAGAAAGCTTTATACTCTCCAAATACTGCAGTATTTAATCCTAAGCAGATCTTAGCCTCATTACGAAGCGAGCTTGAAAGATCAGGGAAAGTTAATTTCGAGTTTGGAGAATTATATACTGCGCTGTCTGGAAGCAGTGTTGCCATTACAAGTCAAAACAAAATAAAGTTTGAGAATTTCATAAATGCAGCCGGGAGTTTCGCTGATAAGGTTGCTCACTCTTTTGGTCTAGGCACAGAATATAAGGTTCTGCCGTTTAAAGGAACATACAAAAAGATTACAAAACAAAGAGACTTTCTCGTCAGAGGAAACATTTACCCTGTGCCAGATCTTAGAAATCCTTTTTTAGGAGTGCATTTTACAAGGGGCTATGACGGGGATGTGTACATTGGCCCAACAGCAATACCTGCGTTTGGCAGAGAGGAATACGGAATTTTTGACAACTTATCTGCTGAGTCTATATCAATTCTTGCCAGAGATGCGGTTCTTTTTTTTACCAATCCGGGGTTTAGATCAGCCGCGCAAAATGAAACAATGAAATATTTTAAGAGATACATGTTCGAAGAAGCTAAAAAATTGGTGCCCGAGCTAAAAATAGAAGATATCCAAGACAGCTCTAAAGTTGGCATAAGGCCACAGCTGGTTGACTGGAACACTAAAGAAATGGTCATGGATTTTATAGTGATAAAAGATGGGGACTCAACTCATATCTTAAATGCTATTTCCCCAGCATTTACTTCCTCTATGGCATTCGCGAAGTATGTTGTGGAGGATTTCTAA
- a CDS encoding prolyl oligopeptidase family serine peptidase produces MVSRQRRLLSFAAEDGFVINALLVSGEFDREEDLYEAPIVLLVHGVLGHFLARGTPRQLPNAFVENGISSFSINTRMAFTGQMFGSAIFDESIMDIEAGVDALVKEGFKNIFILGWSLGANISVYYSVNNQHPNVKGLILEGCSSSLPKSNEMRLKKWNSVPSYDHIYQIAKDVLKPDPVTTQNDRVFIVYRAWGPTFDPGDVELFTYRTWWFMRSPEAYNAKTNEIIQNVKVPVLFIHGENDYTVGPEEVKSLLKIMKDSGHENVELVFVPDARHDCMENPNFTVDTLVKWLKSF; encoded by the coding sequence ATGGTCTCCAGACAAAGACGACTATTAAGTTTTGCAGCCGAAGACGGCTTCGTTATAAACGCACTGTTGGTATCAGGTGAGTTTGATCGAGAAGAAGATTTATATGAAGCTCCTATTGTGCTTTTAGTCCATGGGGTGCTTGGACATTTTCTAGCACGAGGCACTCCCCGTCAGCTTCCTAATGCTTTCGTTGAAAACGGTATAAGCTCATTTTCAATAAACACACGAATGGCTTTCACAGGTCAGATGTTCGGAAGTGCCATATTTGATGAATCAATAATGGACATTGAAGCAGGAGTTGATGCGTTGGTCAAAGAGGGCTTTAAAAATATCTTCATCTTAGGCTGGAGCTTAGGAGCCAACATTAGCGTCTACTATTCTGTAAATAACCAACACCCAAACGTAAAAGGCCTTATTTTAGAGGGATGTTCCTCTTCACTTCCAAAGTCAAACGAGATGAGACTTAAGAAATGGAACAGCGTTCCTTCATACGATCATATCTATCAAATAGCCAAAGATGTTTTAAAACCTGATCCTGTAACCACCCAAAATGACAGGGTATTTATTGTCTACAGGGCATGGGGACCAACTTTTGATCCTGGTGATGTAGAGCTGTTTACATACCGCACATGGTGGTTTATGAGAAGCCCAGAGGCGTATAATGCAAAAACTAATGAGATCATACAAAATGTAAAAGTGCCCGTTCTTTTTATACATGGCGAGAACGACTACACAGTAGGACCAGAGGAGGTAAAGAGCTTGCTTAAGATCATGAAAGACTCTGGCCATGAAAATGTAGAATTAGTATTTGTTCCTGATGCCCGCCACGACTGCATGGAAAACCCCAATTTCACCGTTGATACCTTAGTAAAATGGCTTAAGAGCTTCTAA
- a CDS encoding alpha/beta hydrolase — MKESDSEKYMEQELVSIPFGKSKIDGLYYNSTILEEDNKNNDTAIIHVHGFLGNFLDGSQRFLPPILAEGGYSSLAINTRMANFGLFFGYGILNDTIPQIDRVVEYLIERGYKNIILSGYSLGTSIVLRYAALRKDQKAFPNLKGVITLAAPYSMPDSIRRRWNRLGSEPSYDEVFEEAKEIIKPGREGTGHDRTILIYKARGDSYRPEHTEIYTYRTWWYLAGPEAHTAMGYKQIEEIKVPILLIQGWYDEIVKPEETHDLAQVALDAGNKDVSAFYVNAGHKFEDKEEELGDIIVRWLDRRFKD; from the coding sequence ATGAAAGAAAGTGATTCAGAAAAATATATGGAGCAGGAGCTAGTCTCCATACCTTTCGGCAAGAGCAAAATAGACGGGCTCTACTACAACAGCACTATCCTCGAAGAGGACAACAAAAATAACGATACCGCGATAATTCATGTTCACGGTTTTCTTGGTAACTTTCTAGACGGTAGTCAAAGATTCTTGCCGCCCATTTTAGCTGAGGGCGGCTACTCTTCTCTTGCTATTAATACCAGAATGGCAAATTTTGGTCTGTTTTTCGGATACGGGATACTAAACGATACAATACCTCAGATAGACAGAGTGGTTGAATATCTGATTGAGCGGGGCTACAAAAATATTATTCTTTCCGGCTACAGTTTGGGTACTAGCATAGTGCTCAGATATGCTGCGCTTAGAAAAGATCAAAAAGCTTTTCCGAATCTAAAGGGTGTGATAACTCTGGCTGCCCCTTATTCAATGCCGGATTCGATCAGGCGAAGATGGAACCGGCTCGGAAGTGAGCCTTCATATGACGAAGTTTTTGAAGAAGCTAAGGAAATAATCAAGCCCGGCAGAGAAGGCACAGGCCATGACCGCACAATACTAATCTACAAAGCAAGAGGGGATTCCTATCGTCCCGAGCACACAGAAATATATACTTACCGCACTTGGTGGTATCTTGCCGGTCCAGAGGCTCATACCGCTATGGGGTATAAGCAGATTGAAGAGATAAAGGTTCCAATCCTTCTCATTCAAGGCTGGTATGATGAAATTGTAAAACCCGAAGAAACACATGACCTTGCCCAAGTTGCTCTAGATGCCGGCAACAAAGACGTATCAGCATTTTATGTCAATGCCGGTCACAAGTTTGAAGATAAAGAAGAAGAGCTTGGCGATATTATTGTAAGATGGCTGGACAGAAGATTTAAAGACTAA
- a CDS encoding VWA domain-containing protein, which produces MFFSKRIVLFVLLLLVVVTSVSQNSIATQMPEPPLIVPPDVKTVVWDVGISHPFVEKGTATEQLVNIKLTGRKDIPMLARAPVNLAIVIDRSGSMSDKGKISYAKKAAKEIINRLQASDRLSIIAYSTEVQVLFPIQPLSNKDAAISAVDSLYPTNSTNLSGGLIYGISQLESVSRAGYINRVILLSDGLANEGITDIGELSRISSIASEKNIQITTMGLGLDYDENLLLCIAQYGAGNYYFIESPNQLAAIFQKEFGQLSTTIAKSPTITITLEPGVSIEQIYGYSYSSSSDEKIKIKLGDMFAGQQRDILIKVNVPTDKIGEKGLLKADLSYEDLLDNNQKSNISKALSYLVTKDKSIVDQNLNEAVLARGVSVDAAFGLDQAILDYEEGRPGEALLELNDSYKRIQVVNKSRYKNEQTVKQEEELKAMIQDLRAAPPEPESDQGKKMIKKQKANAYNYQQ; this is translated from the coding sequence ATGTTTTTCTCAAAAAGAATAGTATTGTTTGTGCTTTTATTATTAGTAGTAGTAACGAGTGTCAGCCAAAATTCCATAGCTACTCAGATGCCCGAGCCACCGCTTATAGTTCCCCCAGACGTAAAAACAGTTGTTTGGGATGTAGGTATTAGCCATCCATTTGTTGAAAAAGGTACTGCTACTGAGCAACTCGTTAATATTAAACTTACAGGCAGAAAAGACATTCCGATGCTTGCAAGAGCTCCCGTAAACTTAGCTATAGTTATAGATAGAAGCGGTTCAATGAGTGATAAGGGCAAAATTAGTTATGCAAAAAAGGCCGCAAAAGAAATAATAAACAGACTCCAGGCCAGCGATCGGCTTTCAATTATTGCATACTCTACTGAAGTACAGGTTTTGTTTCCTATTCAGCCTCTAAGTAACAAGGACGCAGCGATTTCAGCCGTGGATTCCCTTTATCCAACTAACTCCACAAATCTTTCAGGAGGTCTAATTTACGGTATTAGTCAGTTAGAGTCCGTATCAAGAGCCGGCTATATAAACAGAGTAATTCTATTGTCTGACGGCCTCGCAAATGAAGGCATTACCGATATAGGTGAGCTCTCGCGTATTTCAAGCATCGCATCTGAGAAAAACATACAGATCACTACAATGGGCTTAGGATTAGACTATGACGAGAATTTGCTTTTGTGCATTGCCCAATATGGTGCTGGAAATTATTACTTTATAGAATCACCAAACCAACTCGCAGCAATATTTCAAAAAGAGTTTGGACAGCTTTCTACAACAATAGCAAAATCACCCACTATCACAATTACACTTGAGCCCGGGGTGAGCATAGAACAGATCTACGGCTATTCATATTCCTCTAGTTCCGATGAGAAAATCAAAATAAAATTAGGAGATATGTTTGCGGGCCAACAAAGGGATATACTAATCAAAGTTAATGTTCCCACAGACAAAATAGGTGAAAAGGGATTATTAAAAGCAGATCTTTCCTATGAGGACCTTTTAGATAACAATCAGAAAAGTAACATTAGCAAAGCCCTTTCATATCTAGTTACAAAAGATAAATCTATTGTGGATCAGAACCTAAACGAGGCAGTCTTAGCCAGAGGAGTATCAGTTGATGCCGCTTTTGGTCTAGATCAAGCTATTTTGGATTATGAGGAAGGTAGACCGGGGGAGGCGCTCTTAGAGTTGAATGATTCATATAAAAGAATTCAAGTAGTGAATAAAAGCCGTTATAAAAATGAGCAGACAGTTAAACAAGAAGAAGAGCTTAAAGCTATGATTCAAGACTTACGGGCTGCGCCACCCGAACCAGAGTCTGATCAGGGCAAGAAGATGATAAAAAAACAAAAGGCAAATGCATATAACTATCAGCAGTAG
- a CDS encoding zf-HC2 domain-containing protein has protein sequence MECKECSELLLEYLSGELSQEQKDSIKDHLSSCSDECLKEFEELTLIKMAANNQALPEVSSQTLQNISKEASVKTNLGQKTFWNKWGFRPILVPALTTAIALSVWFYYGYDAANIGPEISTIKTPVQANEPAGGQTTFSDENVQMEGAVLRQEEQLYAEDNILEHSIESDARNLQPIPPPPPAVPAPMESKELELNPELEQVKKKQLPKNEKSQVMAKNKSEVSPQSNVQSDLSNQDLELREKGEAIIASQKNKTNCDLSIRTNEAFLNSNMPQSKSSQQKSYKELAECYEEQGEFDKAITNYMNLQQVAPEESYFANTRIQAIQDKIELDRLKKEESSNSVPSN, from the coding sequence ATGGAATGTAAAGAGTGCAGCGAACTTTTACTTGAATATCTAAGCGGCGAGCTTAGCCAAGAGCAAAAGGACAGCATCAAAGATCATTTAAGCAGCTGCAGCGACGAGTGCTTAAAAGAGTTTGAAGAACTAACTTTGATCAAAATGGCTGCGAACAATCAAGCCCTGCCCGAAGTTTCATCACAGACTCTTCAAAACATATCTAAAGAAGCTTCAGTAAAAACCAATTTAGGTCAAAAAACTTTTTGGAACAAATGGGGATTTCGTCCCATATTAGTTCCAGCTCTGACCACTGCCATAGCGTTATCGGTATGGTTTTATTACGGTTATGATGCAGCTAATATTGGCCCAGAGATTTCTACTATTAAGACCCCTGTCCAGGCAAATGAACCCGCTGGTGGTCAAACCACATTTTCGGATGAGAATGTTCAAATGGAGGGGGCAGTTTTAAGACAAGAAGAGCAGCTTTATGCAGAAGATAATATCTTGGAACATTCCATAGAATCTGACGCAAGGAATTTACAACCAATTCCTCCGCCACCGCCTGCAGTACCGGCTCCAATGGAGTCTAAAGAGCTAGAATTAAATCCAGAACTAGAACAGGTCAAAAAAAAGCAATTACCTAAGAATGAAAAATCTCAGGTCATGGCCAAGAATAAAAGTGAGGTTTCACCACAAAGTAATGTTCAATCAGACCTCTCTAATCAAGATCTTGAACTAAGGGAAAAAGGTGAGGCAATTATAGCTTCACAGAAAAACAAAACTAATTGCGATTTATCTATTAGAACAAACGAGGCGTTTCTTAATTCTAATATGCCGCAATCTAAATCCTCCCAGCAAAAGTCTTATAAAGAGCTTGCCGAGTGTTATGAAGAGCAGGGAGAATTTGATAAAGCAATCACCAATTATATGAACCTGCAGCAGGTTGCTCCAGAAGAGTCTTATTTTGCAAACACAAGAATTCAGGCTATCCAAGATAAGATTGAATTGGATAGATTGAAAAAAGAGGAATCTTCTAATTCAGTTCCATCTAATTAA
- a CDS encoding sigma-70 family RNA polymerase sigma factor: protein MTSNVLGLIGKKEISDEQAMRKFQNGNAGSFDVLLNRHSAGVLRFIMKMTGNNKIQAEDLLQEIFIKVIERKNSYDPNQKFTTWLYSIARNHCIDHLRTESHRRHRSLDAPLSTEQQTGAVVLELMRSSERGQDDKLYDKEIGQLLDSGLDSLKEEFKEVFVLKEIQGLSLNEISDITQAPLGTVKSRLRYAYQNLRQIFTESGYFDEINKAKGASS from the coding sequence ATGACATCTAACGTGCTAGGACTAATCGGGAAAAAAGAGATTTCTGACGAACAAGCTATGAGAAAGTTTCAAAACGGCAATGCAGGAAGTTTTGATGTGCTACTTAATAGGCATAGCGCTGGTGTTCTGAGGTTTATAATGAAGATGACTGGCAATAACAAAATACAAGCAGAGGATCTTCTTCAAGAAATATTTATAAAGGTGATTGAAAGAAAAAATAGTTACGATCCTAATCAGAAGTTTACGACTTGGCTTTATAGCATAGCGCGAAACCACTGTATTGATCATCTGCGAACTGAGAGCCATAGACGACACCGCTCTCTTGATGCGCCTTTGTCTACAGAGCAGCAAACTGGTGCGGTTGTCCTTGAATTGATGCGTAGCAGTGAGAGAGGTCAAGATGATAAGCTTTATGACAAAGAAATCGGACAGCTCTTAGATAGTGGCCTAGATTCATTAAAGGAAGAATTCAAAGAAGTATTTGTGTTAAAAGAGATTCAGGGACTTTCACTTAATGAGATTTCAGATATTACCCAAGCGCCGCTTGGAACTGTAAAAAGCCGCCTTAGATATGCATATCAGAACCTGAGGCAAATATTTACAGAATCAGGGTATTTTGATGAAATCAATAAAGCTAAAGGAGCATCATCATAG
- a CDS encoding AsmA family protein gives MRKIIVSIGILIVLFIIVAALAVLNLNFFINGNKDYFLSQIEQSLGRKLQVAQINTGFRDGLGIRLKNVSISDDPRFSDKDFIRASDIQINVKLIPLLAKKINISKLILNKPFITVIENKNGEYNFETLGNNKKSKGDKSSQSSDKKSPLSLFASSIIVQEGQINFIDQRNETNLQLQKIDLDIKDLGFENKIPINLAAAVLSSEQNLDLDAVISPISSDSELNEIQANGELHVSELNISTLKKFLPVIDKHIPKGLDLSGPVAGKLEFAGTLESISFNRIGISASVFGASVPNFELSGKLGPLGSKSENFSLDTKFSLQKANISKLRNFSLIKDSIPNSLSTQGTLNVSGRVSGSAEDLEFNQVKIDATLSRLAMIGKFFKPKDTPFSITASGEISDSVVVIKRANINIDNLDLSANGEINRGVTNLLNISVSSNKIDLASMSETFPSIKEYKPTGYLKLEPTNLTGELGKGQIPQIKGSLNLEDVSLEPESLAEPLRDINTKINFTGRSADVGQMTLRMGNSKLNLTSKIDSFSPLVLSYKVSSPQLYLSDFSKEEVSTNKAQVLRDFKSEGKVSNKSNNISVLGKLSSSEADLSDFELENLNAKFNLIGESLKIEEFSTKAYQGSIKGKASYGFGKNPDFTLISKAVGIDLTSFLSSSDNKIEGKANLDINIFGSGKDWTKIKNTLKGTAKAEIVNGAVLDINIADQVLKGITGIEGLTFLVSEQTKEKYPQVFTAQDTEFDEFKSSFIIEKGKMETTNLRISSKDYTITGKGWMNLDGKIDLKSLLTLSEQLSLDLETDIPDLRLITNDNNRVEIPYVIAGVLPNAKAKPDVSYLSKLIQRAGIRKVLDGLTSGSDESAQNENPPDTDQPPKKEEKRLDEKLFDELKDLF, from the coding sequence ATGAGAAAAATAATTGTATCAATCGGGATTCTAATCGTATTGTTTATTATTGTAGCAGCGCTTGCGGTCTTGAACCTCAATTTTTTTATTAACGGTAATAAAGATTATTTCTTGTCTCAAATTGAGCAATCACTCGGCAGAAAACTCCAAGTAGCTCAAATCAATACAGGTTTTAGGGACGGGCTTGGAATACGTCTTAAGAACGTCTCAATAAGTGATGATCCCAGATTCTCTGATAAAGACTTTATTAGAGCATCTGATATACAAATCAATGTGAAACTTATCCCCCTTTTGGCTAAAAAAATAAATATATCAAAGCTCATTTTAAACAAACCATTTATTACAGTTATAGAGAACAAGAATGGTGAGTACAATTTTGAAACACTCGGCAACAATAAAAAAAGCAAAGGAGACAAAAGCTCACAGAGTTCGGACAAGAAATCTCCCCTTTCACTATTTGCTTCATCAATTATTGTTCAAGAAGGCCAAATAAACTTTATCGATCAAAGAAATGAGACAAATTTGCAGCTGCAGAAAATAGATTTAGACATTAAAGATTTGGGCTTTGAGAATAAAATACCTATAAATCTTGCGGCAGCAGTATTATCAAGCGAGCAGAATCTGGATTTAGATGCAGTTATTAGCCCGATTAGCAGTGATAGTGAATTAAATGAAATACAGGCAAATGGGGAACTACATGTTTCAGAGCTAAACATTAGTACACTTAAAAAGTTTCTACCCGTTATTGACAAGCACATACCAAAAGGACTTGATCTATCAGGTCCTGTTGCTGGCAAACTTGAGTTTGCTGGGACATTAGAGTCAATTAGTTTTAATAGAATTGGCATCAGCGCAAGTGTGTTTGGCGCGAGCGTGCCAAATTTTGAACTATCAGGGAAACTAGGACCGCTCGGCAGCAAATCCGAGAATTTCTCACTAGATACGAAGTTTAGCCTTCAAAAAGCTAACATCAGTAAGCTTCGAAATTTTTCACTAATAAAGGATTCGATCCCAAACAGTTTATCTACTCAAGGCACACTTAATGTTAGCGGCAGAGTATCCGGTTCTGCGGAAGATTTAGAATTCAACCAGGTAAAAATAGATGCCACTCTAAGCCGCTTAGCTATGATCGGGAAATTCTTTAAACCCAAAGACACGCCGTTTTCAATCACAGCAAGCGGTGAAATTTCTGATTCTGTTGTCGTTATCAAAAGAGCCAATATTAATATTGATAATTTAGATCTGTCAGCAAACGGTGAAATCAATCGCGGTGTTACTAATCTGCTCAATATTTCAGTTAGCTCAAACAAAATAGACCTGGCATCTATGAGCGAGACTTTCCCATCAATAAAAGAATATAAACCTACAGGTTATCTTAAACTTGAGCCAACTAATTTGACGGGCGAATTGGGAAAAGGCCAAATCCCACAGATAAAGGGATCTTTGAACCTTGAAGATGTGAGCCTTGAGCCTGAATCTTTAGCTGAACCACTTAGAGACATCAATACGAAAATAAATTTTACGGGCAGATCTGCTGATGTTGGCCAAATGACTCTAAGGATGGGTAATTCGAAACTAAATCTAACCTCTAAAATAGACAGCTTCAGTCCTTTAGTTTTAAGCTATAAAGTCTCTTCTCCGCAACTATATTTATCTGATTTTAGTAAAGAAGAAGTTTCCACTAACAAAGCGCAAGTGTTAAGAGATTTCAAAAGTGAAGGAAAAGTATCAAATAAAAGTAATAATATTTCGGTCTTAGGAAAGCTCTCATCTTCAGAGGCTGATCTATCTGATTTTGAGCTTGAGAATCTAAATGCCAAATTCAATCTAATAGGCGAAAGCCTTAAAATTGAAGAGTTTAGCACCAAAGCCTATCAGGGCAGTATTAAAGGAAAAGCAAGTTATGGCTTTGGTAAAAATCCAGATTTTACATTAATATCAAAGGCAGTTGGGATTGATTTAACAAGCTTTTTAAGCTCTTCGGACAATAAGATTGAGGGCAAAGCTAACCTTGATATAAATATTTTTGGAAGCGGTAAGGATTGGACAAAAATAAAGAACACACTAAAAGGCACTGCAAAAGCTGAGATAGTAAATGGAGCTGTTTTGGATATAAATATCGCAGATCAAGTGCTAAAAGGTATTACAGGCATTGAGGGACTTACTTTCTTAGTATCCGAGCAAACAAAAGAAAAATATCCCCAAGTTTTTACTGCCCAAGACACAGAGTTTGATGAATTTAAATCCTCATTTATCATTGAAAAAGGCAAGATGGAGACAACTAATTTAAGAATTAGTTCAAAAGATTATACTATCACCGGCAAAGGTTGGATGAATCTTGATGGAAAAATCGATTTAAAATCTCTACTAACATTATCTGAGCAACTCTCTTTAGACTTAGAAACTGACATTCCTGATTTACGCTTAATAACAAATGATAATAATAGAGTTGAGATACCCTACGTCATTGCCGGCGTGCTGCCTAATGCAAAGGCTAAACCAGATGTCTCATATCTATCTAAACTGATCCAAAGGGCTGGAATCAGAAAAGTGCTGGACGGATTAACATCCGGTTCTGATGAGAGCGCACAAAATGAAAATCCGCCGGATACAGATCAGCCGCCAAAAAAAGAGGAAAAAAGACTTGATGAAAAATTATTTGATGAACTAAAGGATCTTTTTTAG